The Marivirga salinae DNA window TCCAATGCACGTTGCCTCGCTTCTTTATGGTCTACCATGGGTTCAGGATATTCAGAAGTATTCACTTCAGGCACCCATTTTTTGATATAGGCTTTATTTTTATCGAATTTATCAGTTTGACTGTAAGGATTGAAAATTCTGAAATAAGGTTGAGCATCCGTTCCAGTTCCTGCCGCCCATTGCCAGCCTCCATTATTAGAAGCCAGTTCGTAATCCAATAATTTTTCTGCAAAATAGGCTTCTCCCCATCTCCAGTCAATTAATAAATGCTTAGTCAAAAAACTTGCGGTTATCATTCGCACTCTGTTGTGCATATAGCCTGTTTGATTCAACTCTCGCATACCAGCATCTACAATTGGATAGCCCGTTTTACCTTCACACCATTTCTGGAAATCTTCTTTGTTGTTTCTCCAAGGAATAGTATCATATTTTGCCTTAAATGCTTTGTCAACTACATGAGGAAAATTAGCTAGGATCATACTGTAAAAATCTCGCCAGATTAATTCATTGAGCCAAGTGTCATTTAGTTTTTGGGCATGAGAAACTGCTTCACGAATGCTAATCGTTCCAAATCTTAAATGAATTCCTAACCGACTAGTCCCATTTTTTGCTGGAAAATCACGCAACTCATCATATCTCTTAATAATGCTTTTATCATATTCTTTTTGAGGAATTGGGACATCTGACTTCTTAAACCCAATATCTTCCAAACTCGGTAATTTGGATTCAAATTGATGAAAGTTCTCTTTCTTTACAGAAATCTTATATGGATGAATATGACCTGATTCTAGCTTTTCTAGCCATTTGTTTTTGAAAGGTGTGAAGACTTTATAAGGTTCATTACCACCAGTTAAGATTTCATCTTTTTCAAAGATCACATGATCTTTAAAATCATAAAATCCAATATCTTTCTGTTGTAAAATATTATCGATTTTTTTGTCTCTTTCTAAAGCGTAAGGTTCATAATCTCTATTGGTGAATACAGATTGAATATCATATTCCTCCATTAGTGATTTATAGATTTCTTCTGGTTTTCCATGCTGGACTAAAACGCCTGAGTCGATTTCCTTGAGTTTTTTATCAATTTTAGTTAATTGATCATGGATGAAATTAACTCGTGCATCAGATTTATCTTTCAGATCCTCTAAAATTTCCGAATCAAAAATAAAGAGTGGAAGTACGGGGGTGTTTTCTTGCAATGCATAATATAATGCAGTGTTATCATAAAGTCTTAGATCTCTTCTGAACCAGAATATTGAAATTTTATCCACAGTAATTTCGTTTGTTTGGAAGTTTAACTTATCAAGTTAAGATAAGTTTTTCATTGGATTAAAATTTACCCCGAAGCTTATTTGTTTGGCAGAAAATTCGGCCTGCACCCACTCAACGGGATCAGTGCGCTGCCTTTCCTCAATTATAAGTTGGTCATGGATCGTTTTATTATTTTGAATTTTCATCCTCTTCTCTCAAAACCGCATCAGTATTAATTTTT harbors:
- a CDS encoding cryptochrome/photolyase family protein, coding for MDKISIFWFRRDLRLYDNTALYYALQENTPVLPLFIFDSEILEDLKDKSDARVNFIHDQLTKIDKKLKEIDSGVLVQHGKPEEIYKSLMEEYDIQSVFTNRDYEPYALERDKKIDNILQQKDIGFYDFKDHVIFEKDEILTGGNEPYKVFTPFKNKWLEKLESGHIHPYKISVKKENFHQFESKLPSLEDIGFKKSDVPIPQKEYDKSIIKRYDELRDFPAKNGTSRLGIHLRFGTISIREAVSHAQKLNDTWLNELIWRDFYSMILANFPHVVDKAFKAKYDTIPWRNNKEDFQKWCEGKTGYPIVDAGMRELNQTGYMHNRVRMITASFLTKHLLIDWRWGEAYFAEKLLDYELASNNGGWQWAAGTGTDAQPYFRIFNPYSQTDKFDKNKAYIKKWVPEVNTSEYPEPMVDHKEARQRALDTYKSALDNA